The following nucleotide sequence is from Alteromonas sp. V450.
GTACTTTATCGCCCTCTTTAAGGTCCGCATAAGGACCCATAACAACTGCACCTACAGAGTCTCGCTCAAGGTTTAGTGCAATTGCGTAACGGCTTCCAGGAAGCTCGATCATTTCACCTTGCATTACATCTGCAAGGCCGTGAATGCGGATAATACCGTCTGTTACTGCGACGATAGTACCTTCATTACGTGCTTCACTGCTTACATTGAACTGTTCAATTCTTTTCTTGATCAGTTCAGCAATTTCAGTGGAATTAAGTTGCATGCTCTTATCCCCGTTATGCTTGCAACGCGTCTGCTAGACGGTTCAATTTCGACTTTACGGAACCATCAATAACTGTATCGCCGGCATTAATTACCATTCCAGCGATCAGGGCAGGGTCCACGTTACAATTAAGCTTCACTTTACGTGCCAAACGTTTTTCCAAAGATGCAACCAACTCATTTTGTTGTGCATCAGTCAGCGTAGATGCTGAGGTTACGTCCACTTCTATTTCTTTGTCGTAATCTGCTTTAAACGCATCAAACAAAGTAGAAATTTCAGGCAACGCGGCTAAACGTTTATTCTCAGCCAAAACCTTAACCAGATTTTGGCCGTGTTCGTCGAGTTGCTCACCGCAAACATTGTTAAAAATGTCCGCAAGCGTGTCAGCGGCAACTGCACCAGTCAAAAGCTGGTGCATGTCATCATTCGCTGCTACTTCGCCCGCAAAGGCCAGCATTTCTTGCCATTTTGCAACGGCATCTTTCTCGACAGCAAAATCGAAAGCAGCTTTAGCATAAGGACGAGCAACGGTTGTCAATTCAGACATGGCTCATCTCCCTATTAAAGCTCAGCGACAAGTTTTTCAACAATGTCGTTTTGTGCGTTTGCATCGATTTCACGTTGTAAGATTTGCTGTGCGCCAGCTACTGCAAG
It contains:
- the atpH gene encoding F0F1 ATP synthase subunit delta, whose translation is MSELTTVARPYAKAAFDFAVEKDAVAKWQEMLAFAGEVAANDDMHQLLTGAVAADTLADIFNNVCGEQLDEHGQNLVKVLAENKRLAALPEISTLFDAFKADYDKEIEVDVTSASTLTDAQQNELVASLEKRLARKVKLNCNVDPALIAGMVINAGDTVIDGSVKSKLNRLADALQA